The Thermococcus henrietii genome segment GGAGTGGCTTCCGAGGACCGAGGCAGAGATGAAGTACGGCTTCAGGCTTTACCAGGGTGGCGTCGTTCCGGGAAGGGTCATCAGGGTCCTCAAGATAGAGGACTGGGACGTTCAGGCCTGCGGTGGAACTCACCTGCCGAACACCGGCCTAATCGGTCCGATTAAGATTCTCCGCACCGAGAGAATTCAGGACGGTGTTGAGAGGATAATCTTCGCGGCGGGAGAGGCGGCAATCGACTGGATGCAGGAGACAGAGAGGCTCCTCAAGAAGACCGCCGAAATCTTCCGTGTCCCGCCGGAGAAGGTGCCGGAAACCGCTGAAAGGTTCTTCAACGAGTGGAAGGAAGCGAGGAAGGAGGTCGAGAAGCTCAGGAAGGAGCTGGCAAAGCTCCTCGTCTACGAGCTGGAGAACAGGGTCGAGAAGGTTGGCGATGTAGAATTCATCGGCGTCGTGGTTGATGGCACGATGGAGGACCTCCGCGAGGCGGCCAACAGACTCAGGAAGGACAAGAGGGTTGTTGTCCTCATCAGCAGGGAGGGCCACTTCGTGGTTGCAGTCGGCGATGGCCTTGACCTTAAGGCCGGGGAGCTGGCGAAAATAATAACCTCCGTCGCAGGCGGCGGCGGTGGCGGAAGGAAAGAACTCGCGCAGGGCAGGATAAAGAACCCGCTGAAGGCCGAGGAAGCTATTAACGAGGTCAAGAAGAGGCTCGGGTGAGCTTTTCTTTTCTCCCCCCTTGATTCAATCCCTTGAGGTGTCCCCAATCAAGGTCAAAACCCTAACCCGTCAGATAATCGGGCTTGCCGATGAGCTCGGCTTCAGGGCCGTTTCAGAATACCGGACGCCGGACGGCACTAGAATAGACGTTGCAATCCTTGACGGCGAGAAAAAGCTTTTGGCGATAGAGCTTGAGGCATCTTTCAAGTGGTTCCCTCAGAGGGTCCTCTACGACGTCGTTAAGGCCCACCGAGCCGGTTTTCCTGAGCTGTGGGTGGTAACGCCCTTCAATGCGAACCCGGGCTGGGTTCTCAAATACGCGGAAGAAGTCGGGCTCATCCTTAGGATAATGGGAGAAGAGAGGGTTCTTCCAGAGCTCAGGACTTTTCTCCCTTCCGGTACTTGATGTAGATGACGTCTTCAGCGTGCCAGAACGGGGCCTTTTCTCCGATGACCTTTATCTCTGGCGTGGCTTCTCCATTGACAACCTTCACCGCGAGCTCCTTGGGAAGCTGGAACTGTACGTATACTTGACTGGGGAGGCTGTCCTTGTTTACCGTTATTCTGAACGTGGTGGTCCCCCTGTAGTTTTTGTCCCCGTATCTGACCAGATAGCTCGTCCCCTCTGGGAATTTAATCGTCAGCTCAAAGGAGCTTATCTTGGGGTTTATGTGCATCGTAAAGAGGCCAAAGCCATCCTGTGTTACAAACGTAACGCTCTGGTTGTCTATGTAGAACACTTCTTTGTAGTCAATCGTAGCCGGCGGCAGCTGGGCGGTCTTGAAAGCGTACGCCACGAGTGCAATCGTGATAATTGCCATAATAGCGAGGGCCTTGTTCATCTCTGTCACCCGAAAAACTTTGTTTCAGCAGGTTATTAACGCTTTTGTGTAGGTGATTACGCCGAAAAAACGAAATTAAAGACCGGTTGGCTCGTCTATGAAGAAGACGCTGAGCCCGAACTTCTCCCTGATGAGCTCCATAAGGGCCTTAACTCCCAGCGTCTCCGTCTTGTAGTGGCCCGCAACCAGAACGCTCTGGGGCAGGTCGAGGGCCGTCAGATAGTCCGCGTGGCCGAATTCGCCTGTGATGAGGAGGTCTATTCCCTTCCCGTAAGCTTCTTCCAGCGCAAAAGCGCCTGCCCCGCTTATCGCGCCGACAGTTTTAACCTCTCTCCTCCCGAACTCGTAGGTTCTGACGGTCGTGTCGAGCTTCTCCGCTATTATCTGGGCCACCTTCTCAATCGGCTGTGGCTCCTCGAACTCACCGTAGAAGCCTATGCTCAGGCCCCTGTACTCACCGAAAGATCCCCTGGGCTCCAGACCGAGGAGTTTGAGCAGGCCGACGTTGTTGCCGACTCCCGGGTGCGCATCGAGGGGCAGGTGGGCGGCGTAGAGGTTCAGGCCGTTTTCGATTAGCGCCTTCAGGCGCTTGTAGTGGATACCTGTTATATAGTTAAGACCTCCCCAAATCATTCCGTGATGTACTATCAGCATGTCGGCCTTTCCCTTAACGGCTCTCTCGATTGTTCTGAGCGTCGTGTCAACGGCAAACGCTACCCTCTCAACCTCGTCCTTTCCCTCCACCTGCAGTCCGTTGCTCGACTTGTCAGGGTAAGCCGAAACCTGAAGGTACTCGTCGAGGAAAGCGACCAGCTCGTTGCGGTTCATCTTCTCACCTCTATTCACCTGGTGAATTATTCAGTAACTGAATATGTCCCACAAACCCTTTTAAAACCCCGCCCTACATCGAGCGAGAGGTGTCGCTATGGATGAGAGATTCCAAGAGGCAGTTAGAGAGCTTGCGAGACTCGTGATGGAGGGCGAGATTAAGAGCAGGGACGAGCTCAACCGCTGGAAGATTAAGGTGGCGAGAAAGTACCATCTCTCAAAGATTCCGGGCAACTCGGACATCCTGAAGGCAATTCCGGAGGAGAGGCGCGAGGAGTTCAGGGATTTGCTGAAGAGAAAGCCCACGAGGACGATAAGCGGAGTGGCAGTTGTCGCTATGATGACGAAGCCGTTTCCCTGCCCTCATGGCAGGTGTATCTACTGTCCCGGCGGGCCGAGCGTCGGTTCGCCCCAGAGCTACACGGGAAGGGAGCCTTCCGCTTTGAGGGCAATCCAGAGCGCCTACCACCCTTACATCATCATGATGCGCAGATTAAAACAGCTCACCGACATAGGCCACGACGTTGACAAGGTCGAGGTCATAATCCAGGGCGGAACCTTTCCGGCGGTTGATTTGGACTACCAGGAGTGGTTCATAAAAGAGGCCTTCAAGGCGATGAACGATTTTCCACACTTCAAAGAGGTAGAGAACCTTGAAGAGAAGCTGATTAGGCTGATAGTGAAGAAGGACGAGTCCGTTTTTGAGGAGGACCCGAAGTTCCGCGAGGCGTGGCTCAAAACCCACTCCAAACCCTACTACTACCTTGAAGACGAGCAGAGGAAGAACGAGAAAGCTAAGGTCAGAATGGTTGGCCTTACGATAGAGACAAGGCCCGACTGGGCCTTCGAGAGGCAGATTGACAGGATGCTCAAGCTCGGAACGACGCGCGTTGAGCTGGGCGTTCAGACGGTTTTCAACTTCATCCACGAGAGGACCAAGCGCGGTCACGGCGTCGAGGAGATTGTTAAGGCCACACAGCTCCTCCGCGATGCTGGCTTGAAAATCAACTACCACATAATGCCCGGTTTACCGGGGAGCAACTTCGAACGCGACCTATACACCTTCAGAACGATTTTCGAGGACCCCCGCTTCAGGCCCGACATGCTCAAGGTTTACCCGACGCTCGTAACCAAGGACGCCCCCCTCTACCGCTGGTGGAAGGAAGGTAAATACCACCCCTACCGCACGGAAGAAGCCGTTGAGCTCCTCGTTGAGGCTTACAAGCTCTTCCCGAAGTGGGTTAGGGTAATGAGAATCCAGCGCGACATTCCCGTTCAGCTCATCGTTGACGGCGTCAAGCACTCGAACCTCGGTCAGCTGGTCTTCAACGAGCTTATCAAGAGGGGTATAAGGCCGAGGGAGATTCGCTTTAGGGAAGTCGGCCACATGATGGAGAAGTTCGGAATCCAGCCGGAGGTTGAGCATATAAAGCTCCTCCGCGAGGACTACGAGGCATCTGGCGGAAGGGAGATTTTCCTGAGCTTTGAAGATACCAAGAACGACATACTGATAGGCTTCCTGCGCCTCAGGATTCCGAGCGAAAAGGCCCACAGGAAGGAGATAAACTGCTGTCCCTCGGCGATAGTCAGGGAGCTCCACGTTTACGGCCCGCTCGTGCCGATTGGCGGGAAGCCGAGGTACGAGTGGCAGCACAGGGGTTACGGAAGGGAGCTTCTGGTCGAGGCTGAAAGAATCGCCCGCGAGGAGTTCGACGTCAAGAAGATGCTCGTAATCAGCGGCGTCGGCGTGAGGGAGTATTACAGAAAGTTCGGCTACCGGAAGAACGGACCCTACGTCGCGAAGAGGCTCGATAGGGGCTACGCCGAATATAAAAAGAGCAGGGAGTTCGACGCGCACCTGAACACTTAAGCTGGAACCCCGCTTTGTTCGCCTCCTGCCTTCGCCGCCAGCGCTATCGCGATGAAGTTGGCACCGCTCATTATGAGGTCAACGGACACGAACAGTCCAATCGCCCAGAGGCTCGACCAGGGCCACTGGAGCACTATCAAGGCACCGAGGAATATCGTCAGGACTCCAGAAAGTGTCATCAGCGCCCATTGGCTCACATCTCTGTTCTGGAAGGCAACGCCAATCCTTATCGCGCCTATTGCAATCAGCGAGAACCCGAGGACGAGCGTTAGTATTGTCGTCGCAAGAACGGGGTTCTCAAGGGTCGCTATGCCGCCGATGACGTAGATAACGCCCATGAGGATGTGCAGGCCCCTGCTCTTCCAGTCCCTGGCCTTCGCTATTCCCTGCACAATCTGGAGCGCTCCTGCGACGAGCATGAAGGCTCCGAAGATGGCAACGCTCGTTATCGTCACCAGTGGCAGGAGGAGCAGGCCGGCGAATCCAAGGGTTACGAAGATTATTCCAAGGCCCAGCAGCCATGCCCAGTTCTTCTTGAGCTCGCCGTACTCCATTCTACCACCCCCAAGTTTTTTCAC includes the following:
- a CDS encoding HdeD family acid-resistance protein; translation: MEYGELKKNWAWLLGLGIIFVTLGFAGLLLLPLVTITSVAIFGAFMLVAGALQIVQGIAKARDWKSRGLHILMGVIYVIGGIATLENPVLATTILTLVLGFSLIAIGAIRIGVAFQNRDVSQWALMTLSGVLTIFLGALIVLQWPWSSLWAIGLFVSVDLIMSGANFIAIALAAKAGGEQSGVPA
- a CDS encoding tRNA uridine(34) 5-carboxymethylaminomethyl modification radical SAM/GNAT enzyme Elp3, which translates into the protein MDERFQEAVRELARLVMEGEIKSRDELNRWKIKVARKYHLSKIPGNSDILKAIPEERREEFRDLLKRKPTRTISGVAVVAMMTKPFPCPHGRCIYCPGGPSVGSPQSYTGREPSALRAIQSAYHPYIIMMRRLKQLTDIGHDVDKVEVIIQGGTFPAVDLDYQEWFIKEAFKAMNDFPHFKEVENLEEKLIRLIVKKDESVFEEDPKFREAWLKTHSKPYYYLEDEQRKNEKAKVRMVGLTIETRPDWAFERQIDRMLKLGTTRVELGVQTVFNFIHERTKRGHGVEEIVKATQLLRDAGLKINYHIMPGLPGSNFERDLYTFRTIFEDPRFRPDMLKVYPTLVTKDAPLYRWWKEGKYHPYRTEEAVELLVEAYKLFPKWVRVMRIQRDIPVQLIVDGVKHSNLGQLVFNELIKRGIRPREIRFREVGHMMEKFGIQPEVEHIKLLREDYEASGGREIFLSFEDTKNDILIGFLRLRIPSEKAHRKEINCCPSAIVRELHVYGPLVPIGGKPRYEWQHRGYGRELLVEAERIAREEFDVKKMLVISGVGVREYYRKFGYRKNGPYVAKRLDRGYAEYKKSREFDAHLNT
- a CDS encoding Nif3-like dinuclear metal center hexameric protein, yielding MNRNELVAFLDEYLQVSAYPDKSSNGLQVEGKDEVERVAFAVDTTLRTIERAVKGKADMLIVHHGMIWGGLNYITGIHYKRLKALIENGLNLYAAHLPLDAHPGVGNNVGLLKLLGLEPRGSFGEYRGLSIGFYGEFEEPQPIEKVAQIIAEKLDTTVRTYEFGRREVKTVGAISGAGAFALEEAYGKGIDLLITGEFGHADYLTALDLPQSVLVAGHYKTETLGVKALMELIREKFGLSVFFIDEPTGL